Part of the Trypanosoma brucei gambiense DAL972 chromosome 6, complete sequence genome is shown below.
AATATCCACCACATAATCTCACGGCGACACAAGGGGTCGTGGCCCAAGGAAGGATTTATGATATAACTTTTCAACTTAATAGCGGCGATCGGGTACTGGTAGTTGGACACAATGGAAGTGGGAAATCAACActtctttctgttgttggTGGACGTCGTAAGGCAGCACAAGGTAAGGTTACGGTTCTTGGTACTGATGCATTTGAAGACACAAGAGTTCAACAACATGTCTCTCTTATCGCGGACCCATGGTCGCCAGAAGCTTTTTTTGGCACAACTGTCGACAAACTGGCTTCTCCTGCCCAACAACAGGAGCGCAAAGAACGCATTGCCAGAATTCTACACCTTTCGTTGCAACGGTCTGTAGAGCATATGAGTACTGGGGAAAAGCGTCGGGTACAAATTCTACACGGCATGCTTGGGAAGAGTGCGGTGTATTTGCTTGATGAATGTAGCACTGATGTCGATGTCGCGGAGAGGAAAGCGGTGCTTGATCTGATACAAGCGGAGTGTATTGCAGAAAGCAGCTGCTGCATGTATGCCACTCATATCTTTGATGGTGTTGGTGATTGGGCGACGCATATTATGCTTATGCGTAACGGCACCATCGTTGAATTCAAGAAAATATCTGAGGTCACAGAACCACTAGAGTCTTTCACGTATAAATTTTTATCGAGGTCGCATGAAAAGCCGCTGAGTTTAACATCGCTTCCAGGTGTCGAAGGCGAAACGAACGGAGCGAGCAATATGGCCAAGGCGGAAGAAGCCAAGGTCTATAACTCTGCTGCTTCGATTGAGACAAAAGAAGCCGTTATTGTTTGTGAGGGTCTTAAGTTCAGGGATTTGTTTGATGGCCTTTCATTTAAAGTCTACCGCGGGGAGCGAATGTTGTTGTGTGGTTGCAATGGTGTTGGCAAAAGCACACTGCTCAATATGATGGGTGGTTCACAGTACTTTAACAATAGCGATGGGGCACTTCGAATCTTCGGTAAGGTCTGCTTTGAGGATATGTCACTAAATGCTTCCATCGCATTAGCTGGAAACTGGTGGGCATCTGCTCCCCCATGTGAAGTTTATGTGCGGGAAATGGTTGACCTTAATACGCCGCGTGCAAAGCATCTGTGCGAGCTGCTTGCTGTCAATTTAAATTGGGACGTGCGTTACCTTTCTGCTGGTGAGCTAAAACGGGTGCAGttgcttcttcgcctccaGGAAGAGCGACCTATCGTTCTGCTTGATGAAGCAACATCCAACCTTGACCTCGATATGCGCCACGCCCTGCTGTCATTTCTGTACAGTGAAAGTGTCAATCGCGGCGTTACAGTAATTTATGTCACGCACATCTTCGGTGGGCTTCAGGAATGGCCAACAGTTGTTATGATGTTGGACCGCAGTTGCCGTGGACTACATGCCACATGGGGAAGGAGCGGCGGTAACGTTGATAAATGTGGCGTCAGTATGGACCGCATTGTAGAGGAGCTTATAATGCTGAAATCAAAAGAGCACGTGACGTAATCGTGTGATGACAGTAGCGTAACAACAGGAAGTAACATAATCCCTCACATGTGGTTACCGCTCACTATGTTTGTGGGTTCTTCTTTACATTTCTTTAACGGCATCATCTTTTCGGTTACCGACCGCggttttgttcttcttacATTTCCTATGTTAATGTGACTGTGCTCGAACACTTTCGATGTGGCTTTATCATAAAATAActatctctttctttttttttttttgcgtggtATCACGACTTAGATTAATATTTCCTTATTGCCTACCTTCTTCATCTTATGGAGTTGTTTAATGCCATAGTGGTTCGCTGTCGTACCACATAAGATTTgacccctttctttttttcctttgtgctTGCTGTTCAAAAAGGACCTTAGGCTGCAGATATAAACTCAGAgattatttatatattttgtgATTCTGAGCAACTGCGAATGACTCACAGGACGGCAGAAACGGGAGGCAAACCCAAACATCCACTGAGATCTTCAAATGGTGGTTACCTCTGTTCGCCCTTCACTTTGCAGCCTGCGTTTGAGACCATGGCAGAGAAGTACACGGTACGCGATGGAAAAGGCAGCAGCGGCCGCCTCAATTCCGCGAGGGaggttgatgatgatggtgggCCTGGTCGCCCATGGATGCGTGCTGGAGTAGGCGCCAAAACAATGAGTGCAAAGGAGCGccgccaacagcagcaggaggcggAGCGTATTTATGGTCCCAGCTCTTATATCGCTGATGGAGAGGATGAACTTCTTAACTCTTCAGGTAAAACAAGTAGTGCACCTGTGTTTGCTATAAGCTCGTGGGAGAAGGCTGCGTTGCAGAGTGTTATTCCGCGAGGAATGCGGCAGAGAAATGGTAAACaaggagagagaaataatagCGATTCGGCTGTCCTAACAAAAGAAGTTGACGAAGATGAGAGAGTCCTAAAGGGAGCGGAGCAACAGTCTTCATTGATAgctgaaaagaagagaagaagcgaTGAGAAGGATATTTTACCGGCGAGGGTTCGCCGTCGTAAAGAGTCAGCTGGAAGTGAGTGTCACGACGGTTGCAACGGGAGCTCAGCAAATGTTTTGGCTCTGCAGGCGAAGAAGCCAATGAATAAACTCCAAATGCTAGATCAGATGCGAGACGCCGCTCTatttggaaagaaaaagaagggtcTTCTAACTGGGCAGTTAGCATGAGGACCTTTTGGTTACGTTAAAACCTTTGTCTTCCTAATTAATtgtatttccccttttactTGTACTTGTTCCCACCTTGTGGATTACTTTAGCGGAATTTTTTCCCCTACCTCTGTTcctattcttttttcattttttatatAGTGAGTAGTGACGGTTGAATGTGCGGAGGAAAGAAGCTCTTTTCAATAATTAAATGATAAGGTTGAGCGCACATATAGCATAGTTTTGTGTTTATACGAGCTTACGCATGCAAAATTGTTTAATGTTATTCCGTGTTTATATTTTCTGTTTCGGGAAGACTGTTGATATCGTTGGAAGATACTGCCATCGGAAGTACTGAATTATCAAAGGTGCGCAACGGCTTAGGTAAACAGTACTTACTCTGACTGAAAGATACATGCTTTTACTGTTGAGAAGGGGAGGCATATCAACTTTTCATTTATGTCGCGTTGTGTACGGTGGGAGCAGGTAAGAAAGTAAGAATTGAGAACAGTTGTGtataagtgtgtgtgtgtgtgtgtataaataaataaataaataaataaataaataaataaatatatatatatatgtctgtgTTACGTGTCTACATGGAAAAGTTGAAGTTTCGGGAGAGATGCAAGTGGTGTGCACCAGAGTAACTAATGGTGCTGCATTGGGATGCCGGTGGAAAAGGGATGTTTCGTTTGCGGAACCGGTGTGGCGGTGTTGAAAAATGACACGGTAagtatcgtttttttttccccctcagtAAATATCATGATTGGTTGAACCTTAATGAGATAGTTGGAGGTGCTTATCTATTACGTGAAGTTGCTGTTGGACAACCAATTTTGTTGAACCtccttttatttgtattttcctAAAGTACCTTCCCGGTTCATTGCGATTGTTTATGGTGTACTTGAACTACTATTCCCCATTAACtaccttttttgtatttgtccattttcatcttttttggaTTAACTGgtgctcatttttttttcttttttttttcttaacaCCAACGTTACGTACTCATAGGTCCACAAAAATTTTATTATTCATTTTCCGCACTATCAAGTCGTGGAATCAGTTACTGTAGATGCTCCAACGCGGTTTGGAAGCGGTGCTGCGCCAGTTTACAGCTGTTGATGAACGAGGTGCAGACAACACAAAGAACAAAGTGAGTGTTGAGT
Proteins encoded:
- a CDS encoding ABC transporter, putative, translated to MALSFTDPLVELQSVSFQYPPHNLTATQGVVAQGRIYDITFQLNSGDRVLVVGHNGSGKSTLLSVVGGRRKAAQGKVTVLGTDAFEDTRVQQHVSLIADPWSPEAFFGTTVDKLASPAQQQERKERIARILHLSLQRSVEHMSTGEKRRVQILHGMLGKSAVYLLDECSTDVDVAERKAVLDLIQAECIAESSCCMYATHIFDGVGDWATHIMLMRNGTIVEFKKISEVTEPLESFTYKFLSRSHEKPLSLTSLPGVEGETNGASNMAKAEEAKVYNSAASIETKEAVIVCEGLKFRDLFDGLSFKVYRGERMLLCGCNGVGKSTLLNMMGGSQYFNNSDGALRIFGKVCFEDMSLNASIALAGNWWASAPPCEVYVREMVDLNTPRAKHLCELLAVNLNWDVRYLSAGELKRVQLLLRLQEERPIVLLDEATSNLDLDMRHALLSFLYSESVNRGVTVIYVTHIFGGLQEWPTVVMMLDRSCRGLHATWGRSGGNVDKCGVSMDRIVEELIMLKSKEHVT